A stretch of the Psychroserpens sp. Hel_I_66 genome encodes the following:
- a CDS encoding EF-hand domain-containing protein, giving the protein MATKEIILNKIQILITNHFKTPEAAFAFFDENSDGKLSKSEIKELLKQAEISGFIRGMVAGKLIEGYDKDGDELIDWTEFKLAINEISDTNNK; this is encoded by the coding sequence ATGGCAACAAAAGAAATCATTTTAAACAAAATCCAGATTCTAATCACAAACCATTTTAAAACTCCTGAGGCTGCTTTCGCGTTTTTTGACGAAAATAGCGATGGTAAATTATCCAAATCTGAAATTAAGGAACTTTTAAAACAGGCAGAGATAAGTGGCTTTATAAGAGGAATGGTAGCTGGTAAACTTATAGAAGGATATGATAAGGATGGTGATGAATTAATTGATTGGACAGAGTTCAAGCTTGCGATTAATGAAATTTCAGATACCAACAATAAATAA
- a CDS encoding T9SS type A sorting domain-containing protein — MITGTTSNWVAGSPVTTGTIIPSEASVSTPVIYNQGDTAAQLTATTGANGSGLLWYTTATGGTGTTTAPIPDTSTIGSTSYWVSSTNINNCESEREEIVVNVEETLGVEENELFSNIRVYPNPTNGLLNISNALEADFQISVYDINGRLLLSKTCEQTLNTMNISSLSNGMYLIKIKSEFGEISKRVIKF; from the coding sequence TTGATAACAGGAACAACTTCAAATTGGGTTGCTGGTTCTCCAGTAACAACAGGTACAATAATTCCTTCTGAAGCTTCAGTTTCTACACCAGTAATCTATAATCAAGGTGATACTGCAGCACAATTAACAGCTACAACAGGAGCAAATGGTTCAGGGTTACTATGGTATACTACAGCAACTGGTGGTACAGGCACAACAACAGCACCAATACCAGATACTTCAACAATAGGTTCAACATCCTATTGGGTATCTAGCACAAATATTAATAATTGCGAAAGTGAACGCGAAGAAATAGTAGTAAATGTTGAAGAAACTTTGGGTGTTGAGGAAAATGAATTATTTAGTAATATTCGTGTTTATCCAAATCCAACAAACGGTTTACTTAATATATCCAATGCTTTGGAAGCTGATTTCCAAATTTCGGTTTACGATATTAATGGAAGATTGCTGTTAAGTAAAACTTGCGAACAAACTTTAAATACAATGAACATTTCAAGTTTAAGCAACGGAATGTATCTTATAAAAATAAAATCGGAATTTGGCGAAATTTCGAAAAGAGTGATTAAATTTTAG
- a CDS encoding LamG-like jellyroll fold domain-containing protein — protein MKFKLYFFLLAFISLNFAVAQNYDHVYSKVIGIYQQPSWVTGQEYEIENFSNFSKCHTNIDVNYTFNLEAGATGVIKMYAVNSTGENLINSINVTNNPVSGSFTIPAGLLPIDQFLIKWQIGNTTSSNFIYENFTFTVNSPEASMPTEPVVEDVYYSVGEVSTELSANGTDLKWYTSNTGGMPSTTAPIPNTNSIGITTYYVTQSDAGGCESRRKPINVYVAELATHLNFDGIDDYVALPNNVGSTLSGGTELTIEYWFKGSRVQSAVRFQNNPNDFIVAGWGGGNPQFIVSTDGGVNGLEIGTTSEVEDNTWHHVACVWKKNDVFATYLDGVLQNSRPAADVNLPVFSGSVGNLGNLPGFSEYTNGNLDDVRIWNVARTAEQISASKNCELQGNETGLVAYYNFNQGYAEVANPSISSLTNATTNVNDATLTNFALSGSSSNWLAGSPVTTGSIIPSEATVTTAVIYTQGDIAQALTASIGTNGTGLLWYTSATGDTGSTTAPTPDTATVGSTSYWVSSTNANGCESERTEIIVAVVLPATHLNFDGVNDYVPLSTTPTNIPSGNSNYTIEAMINPSQIGDRGIVGWGDYGITNKTNAFRLTTTGLVNYWWANDLFIPYTFITNTWYHVAATYDGTTRSIYVDGVLIGSDTPTASSHNLTNTSNVTIGRTLNSEYFSGSIDEVRIWNVPRTAEQIKGSKNCELQGSETGLVVYYKFNQGSDASGNTSVLTLADASANANNGTLTNFDNRNNFKLGCWFSSNNRYNNSF, from the coding sequence ATGAAATTTAAACTTTACTTTTTTTTATTGGCTTTTATAAGTCTAAATTTTGCGGTAGCGCAAAATTACGATCATGTATACAGCAAGGTCATTGGGATATATCAGCAACCGAGTTGGGTAACTGGACAAGAGTACGAAATCGAAAATTTTTCAAATTTCTCAAAATGTCACACAAATATTGATGTCAATTACACATTTAATCTCGAGGCAGGTGCTACTGGAGTTATTAAAATGTATGCGGTAAATAGTACTGGTGAAAATTTAATAAATTCTATAAATGTAACTAACAATCCTGTGAGTGGTTCCTTTACAATACCAGCAGGTTTATTGCCCATAGATCAATTTTTAATTAAATGGCAAATTGGTAATACCACTTCATCTAATTTCATTTATGAGAATTTCACGTTTACTGTTAATAGTCCAGAAGCATCGATGCCAACGGAGCCAGTTGTAGAGGATGTTTATTACTCTGTTGGAGAAGTTTCGACGGAGTTGTCTGCTAATGGAACAGACCTTAAATGGTATACGTCAAATACAGGAGGAATGCCAAGTACAACAGCGCCAATACCAAATACAAATTCTATTGGTATTACTACTTATTATGTAACTCAAAGTGATGCAGGAGGTTGTGAAAGCAGAAGAAAACCAATAAATGTCTATGTAGCAGAGCTTGCCACTCACTTAAATTTTGATGGTATAGATGATTATGTTGCTTTACCAAACAATGTCGGTAGTACATTAAGTGGTGGTACAGAGTTGACTATTGAATATTGGTTCAAAGGAAGTAGAGTACAAAGCGCTGTTCGTTTTCAGAATAATCCAAACGATTTTATAGTAGCTGGTTGGGGTGGAGGAAATCCTCAATTTATAGTTTCTACAGATGGAGGTGTTAATGGCTTAGAAATAGGAACTACATCAGAAGTTGAAGACAATACATGGCATCATGTCGCATGTGTATGGAAAAAGAATGATGTTTTCGCAACTTATCTGGATGGTGTTTTACAAAACTCCCGCCCAGCTGCAGATGTAAATCTTCCTGTTTTTTCAGGAAGTGTTGGGAATCTAGGAAATTTACCAGGCTTTAGTGAATATACCAATGGTAATTTAGATGATGTACGTATTTGGAATGTTGCTAGAACAGCAGAACAAATTAGCGCAAGTAAAAATTGTGAATTACAAGGTAATGAAACGGGATTAGTAGCCTACTATAATTTTAATCAAGGTTATGCTGAAGTAGCAAACCCAAGTATTAGTTCATTAACAAATGCTACTACCAATGTTAATGATGCAACATTAACAAATTTTGCATTATCAGGTTCGAGTTCAAACTGGTTAGCTGGTTCTCCAGTAACAACAGGTTCAATAATTCCTTCCGAAGCAACAGTAACTACAGCAGTTATTTATACTCAAGGTGATATAGCCCAAGCCCTAACAGCTTCAATAGGTACAAACGGTACAGGATTGTTATGGTACACATCAGCAACTGGTGATACAGGTTCTACAACAGCACCTACACCAGATACAGCAACAGTTGGGTCAACGTCTTATTGGGTATCAAGTACTAACGCCAATGGTTGTGAGAGTGAAAGAACAGAAATTATAGTTGCAGTGGTGTTACCTGCAACACATTTAAATTTTGATGGAGTTAATGATTATGTTCCTTTATCTACAACCCCAACCAATATTCCAAGTGGAAATTCAAACTATACCATTGAAGCAATGATAAATCCATCTCAAATAGGAGACAGAGGTATTGTTGGATGGGGAGATTATGGTATTACAAATAAAACAAATGCTTTTCGACTTACTACAACTGGTTTAGTTAATTATTGGTGGGCAAATGATTTGTTTATTCCATACACTTTTATAACTAATACATGGTATCATGTGGCAGCAACCTATGATGGAACAACAAGAAGTATTTATGTTGATGGAGTTTTAATAGGTTCAGACACTCCTACTGCTTCTTCACATAATTTAACTAACACAAGTAATGTAACCATTGGTAGAACTTTGAATTCTGAATATTTTAGCGGTTCTATAGATGAGGTTCGCATTTGGAATGTTCCAAGAACAGCAGAACAAATTAAGGGTTCAAAAAATTGTGAATTACAAGGTTCTGAAACTGGGTTAGTAGTCTACTATAAATTTAACCAAGGAAGCGATGCATCGGGAAATACGAGTGTATTAACTCTAGCAGATGCTAGTGCCAATGCAAATAACGGAACTTTAACTAATTTTGATAACAGGAACAACTTCAAATTGGGTTGCTGGTTCTCCAGTAACAACAGGTACAATAATTCCTTCTGA